From a single Rosa rugosa chromosome 7, drRosRugo1.1, whole genome shotgun sequence genomic region:
- the LOC133720946 gene encoding uracil phosphoribosyltransferase, with protein MASCRLHFSLRCPSQTPRLSSRNPTSPPLLNLIPSSSNPQKVSYSGTRRRRLLTVKAHMTTQEKAVSGDRMLVFVPPHPLIKHWVSVLRNEQTPCPIFKNAMAELGRLLIYEASRDWLPTVTGEIQSPMGVASVEFIDPREPVAVVPILRAGLALMEHASSVLPATKTYHLGMARDEETLLPTIYLNKLPAKFPEGSRVFLFDPMLATGGTIVAAVDLLKEHGLANKQIKVISAVAAPPALQKLSEKFPGLHVYTGIIDPTVNDRGFIIPGLGDAGDRSFGT; from the exons ATGGCGTCGTGTCGTTTACATTTCTCTCTACGATGTCCCTCCCAAACGCCACGTCTCTCTTCCCGAAACCCTACCTCCCCTCCCCTACTTAATCTCATTCCCTCCTCCTCTAATCCCCAAaag GTCTCTTATTCCGGTACGCGGCGCCGGAGATTACTTACCGTGAAGGCGCACATGACCACCCAGGAGaaggcggtctccggcgaccgaATGCTG GTATTTGTGCCGCCGCACCCGTTGATTAAGCATTGGGTTTCAGTCCTGAGAAATGAGCAAACCCCTTGCCCCATTTTCA AAAATGCCATGGCTGAGTTGGGGAGACTTCTTATTTATGAAGCTTCAAGAGATTGGTTG CCTACGGTCACCGGAGAAATTCAATCACCAATGGGTGTTGCATCAGTTGAATTCATAGATCCAAGGGAGCCTGTGGCG GTCGTTCCAATACTGAGAGCTGGTTTAGCTCTTATGGAACATGCATCATCCGTCTTGCCAGCAACAAAAACATACCATCTTG GAATGGCCCGAGACGAGGAAACACTTCTACCAACTATATATCTTAACAA GCTACCTGCAAAATTTCCTGAAGGATCTCGAGTATTTCTGTTTGATCCGATGCTAGCAACAG GTGGCACAATAGTGGCCGCTGTGGACCTATTAAAGGAGCATGGGCTTGCTAACAAGCAAATCAAAGTG ATATCTGCTGTAGCTGCTCCTCCGGCCCTTCAAAAGCTGAGCGAGAAATTTCCAGG GCTTCATGTGTACACTGGCATCATTGATCCTACTGTAAATGACAGAGG GTTTATAATCCCTGGTCTGGGTGATGCTGGAGACCGTAGCTTTGGTACCTAG